From Lolium perenne isolate Kyuss_39 chromosome 5, Kyuss_2.0, whole genome shotgun sequence, a single genomic window includes:
- the LOC139831554 gene encoding translocase of chloroplast 90, chloroplastic-like: protein MHWSKICHYPLEYDAYTRYCKNVVQRHIQVAASNTQLENPIVLVDNHPMCRRNTRAERVLPNGQVWVSELLLLCGATKLLAEANSLLKFQDSFLLSQANTRLPSLPHLLSSLLKPYSSSSSDGVGSEMTELSDEEDDYDQLPPFRLLKKSEFEKLTKEQRTAYLDELDYRETSYLKQQWKEGIRRQKLAEAQNSDVSPAVADDYEESTSPEVVHMSDMEIPLSFDSDYPAYRYRHLITNDQLFRPVLDPQGWDHDIGFDGINFESCHDYKKNISASIAGQMRKDKEDMYIQSECSVSYADQSGYSLMGGMDMQTASKDLVCTVHGDAKFRNLAWNTTGGGISVTKFGMRYFSGAKLEDSVIIGKRVQLVANAGRMVGGGQVADGGGLEVTVRGKDYPVREGSTTIAATVLSFEKETVLSANLQSVFRVGRGSKLSVGANINSRNLGQLCIKTSTSDHAEVALVAAISLVQFLLRRRSPPTDKDEQRFDSDLDE, encoded by the coding sequence ATGCACTGGTCCAAAATATGCCACTATCCTTTGGAGTATGATGCGTACACCCGTTATTGTAAGAATGTCGTCCAGCGTCATATCCAGGTAGCAGCTTCTAACACACAGCTGGAGAACCCTATTGTTCTGGTTGACAATCATCCAATGTGCAGACGAAACACCAGAGCTGAAAGAGTTCTGCCAAATGGGCAGGTATGGGTATCAGAACTTTTGCTTCTGTGTGGGGCGACCAAGTTGTTGGCAGAAGCAAATTCGTTACTCAAGTTTCAAGATAGTTTTCTACTGTCACAAGCAAATACCAGGCTACCTTCACTGCCTCATCTTCTTTCATCACTCCTTAAACCCTATTCGTCATCGAGTTCTGACGGTGTTGGCAGTGAGATGACTGAACTATCAGATGAGGAGGATGACTATGATCAGCTACCACCATTTCGCCTTCTCAAGAAATCTGAATTCGAAAAATTGACCAAGGAACAGAGAACTGCATATCTTGATGAACTGGACTATCGTGAGACTTCATACCTAAAACAGCAGTGGAAGGAAGGAATCAGAAGGCAAAAGCTTGCTGAAGCTCAAAATAGTGATGTGTCACCTGCGGTTGCTGATGATTATGAAGAGAGCACATCCCCAGAGGTTGTGCACATGTCAGACATGGAAATACCGTTAAGTTTTGACTCTGATTATCCAGCGTACCGCTACCGTCACCTTATAACTAATGATCAGTTGTTTAGACCAGTTTTGGACCCCCAAGGATGGGACCATGATATTGGGTTTGACGGGATCAATTTTGAATCATGTCATGATTATAAAAAGAACATATCTGCATCAATCGCGGGACAGATGAGAAAGGATAAAGAAGACATGTATATCCAATCAGAATGTTCAGTAAGCTATGCTGATCAGAGTGGCTACTCCTTGATGGGGGGCATGGATATGCAAACAGCGAGTAAGGATTTGGTTTGTACTGTTCATGGGGATGCCAAGTTCCGAAATTTGGCTTGGAACACCACTGGAGGAGGCATTTCTGTTACTAAATTTGGGATGAGGTATTTTTCTGGAGCCAAATTAGAGGACTCGGTCATCATTGGTAAACGAGTTCAGTTGGTAGCCAATGCCGGGAGGATGGTTGGTGGTGGACAAGTGGCAGATGGAGGTGGCCTGGAAGTCACAGTAAGGGGAAAAGACTACCCTGTGAGAGAAGGGAGCACCACCATCGCAGCCACTGTTCTCTCGTTCGAGAAAGAGACTGTACTCAGTGCGAATCTTCAGTCAGTCTTCCGAGTGGGCCGTGGGTCAAAACTATCGGTTGGCGCCAACATAAACAGCAGAAACCTAGGCCAACTCTGCATCAAGACCAGCACTTCAGACCATGCGGAAGTAGCTCTGGTTGCGGCCATCTCACTGGTTCAGTTCTTGCTAAGGAGAAGATCACCGCCGACTGACAAAGATGAGCAGCGGTTTGACAGCGATTTAGATGAGTAA